One window of the Triticum dicoccoides isolate Atlit2015 ecotype Zavitan chromosome 3B, WEW_v2.0, whole genome shotgun sequence genome contains the following:
- the LOC119282442 gene encoding F-box protein FBW2-like produces the protein MEECSEDICWEDLARDAVGLIFCKLWSQVVSGPDCWQDIDIQEWSQQSEPDQITSMVHMRLPNDSVSAFIADHAQSLKTVEIPRSEISEYIVEDVAQRLTKVTFLDVSSCTKIDARALGAFGKNCQSLVRLRRVMHPMDVGGKVCHNDEARAIAYNMPKLRHLEIGYMIIATTAVVEITSRCEDLKFVDLRGYWDVDDKVLQEKYPGLKIVAPHVDDCYENGLWDECSDDDSIDSWEEFVDDDYFAIRSDDEAIWDDIHALEVLEVSFYGGVFGEGFAGYGSPESP, from the exons ATGGAAGAATGCAGTGAGGACATATGTTGGGAGGACCTAGCACGAGATGCCGTAGGCCTCATCTTCTGTAAACTCTGGAGCCAGGTGGTTTCAGGGCCCGACTGCTGGCAGGACATCGACATTCAGGAGTGGAGCCAGCAGAGCGAGCCTGACCAGATCACCAGCATGGTTCATATGCGGCTTCCCAACGACTCAGTGTCCGCCTTCATCGCAGACCA TGCACAATCTCTCAAGACTGTGGAGATTCCAAGGAGCGAGATCAGTGAATACATAGTTGAAGATGTTGCACAAAGGCTGACTAAAGTTACATTCCTTGATGTAAGCAGCTGCACCAAGATTGACGCTCGTGCTCTGGGGGCATTTGGTAAGAATTGCCAATCCCTTGTCAGACTTCGGCGAGTCATGCACCCCATGGATGTCGGAGGGAAGGTGTGCCACAATGACGAGGCCCGTGCTATTGCCTACAACATGCCAAAGCTTCGCCACCTCGAGATAGGGTACATGATCATCGCGACTACGGCTGTCGTCGAGATCACCTCCCGGTGCGAAGACCTCAAATTCGTAGATCTCCGTGGCTACTGGGACGttgatgataaggttttgcaagaGAAGTATCCTGGGCTGAAAATAGTCGCCCCCCACGTTGACGACTGCTATGAGAACGGCCTCTGGGATGAGTGCTCGGATGATGACTCCATCGACTCATGGGAAGAGTTCGTGGACGATGACTACTTTGCCATCAGGAGTGACGACGAGGCCATATGGGACGACATTCACGCTCTCGAAGTACTAGAAGTTAGCTTCTATGGCGGTGTATTTGGCGAAGGCTTCGCTGGTTATGGCTCGCCGGAATCTCCATGA